GCATGTTTGAACAGCGGGGACAGCAACGATTTCTCTGGCTGGTTTGTTGTAATTTCTTCAAACGTAGACACAGACATGTTGCGTCTTGCCGGAGAGGTCGGTTTGTACTTTTTGATTGGCACTATAGTTTCCTCCTTACTTTAAGAGTATTATTCTACCGCTTCAAAGAATTCAAGCGGCTTGCTGTCCGGGGTAAGTCTAACGATGGCTTTTTTCCACTCCGGAGTATAACCGGAATATTTGCCATAACGCTTCAGTTTACCAGGCACGCGCATTGTATTCACACTAACGACTTTAACTTTAAAAATAGCCTCGACAGCTTTTTTGATTTCGGTCTTGTTAGCACGGATATCCACTTCAAAAGCGTACTTCAGTTCGCTCATGTATTCGGATGTGCGTTCCGTAATCACTGGACGCTTAATTATATCACGAGGATCTTTCATTACGCGAACACCTCCTCTACCTTCAGAACTGCTTCTTTAGTGATAATCAGTTTGTCGTACGTCAGTACGTCAAGAACATTGATGCCGTCAGCCGCTACGAATTTCACCCCAGGGATGTTACGTGCGGAAAGTGCTACATTGTCATCATAGCTAGGAGCTACGATCAGGGCTTTGCCGCCCACTTTAAGGTTGTTCAGAATAGCTGCGAATTCTTTCGTCTTCGGAGCATTCAAAGTCAGGCTATCCAATACGATGATGTCATTCTCAAGTACTTTTGAGGACAACGCGGATTTGATGGCCAACCGGCGAACCTTCTTAGGCAATTTCCAGGAATAGCTGCGTGGTGTGGGTCCGAAGACTACGCCGCCGCCTTTCCATTGTGGAGAACGAATGGAGCCTTGACGAGCACGACCTGTACCTTTTTGCTTCCAAGGCTTACGTCCGCCGCCACGCACTTCAGAGCGTCCTTTTACTTTGTGTGTACCGCGACGAAGGGAAGCTCTTTGCATAAGTGCAGCTTCATGCAGCACATGTACATTCGGTTCGATACCGAAAACTGAATCACTCAGTTCAACTTCGCCAACTTCGTTACCACTAGTATTGAAAAGTGTTACTTTTGGCATTTCATGTTCCTCCTTTCTTCAGTAATTATTTCTTAACGGTTTGTTTAACTTTCACGAAGCTATTTTTCGGGCCCGGAATAGCGCCTTTAACCAGCAGTACATTACGTTCTACGTCAACTCGGATAATTTCAAGCTTTTGAACCGTTATGGTCGTGTGACCCATATGTCCTGGCAGGCGTTTGCCCTTAGGAACACGGTTAGCCTGAATGGAACCCATCGAGCCCGGTCTTCTGTGGTAACGCGATCCGTGTGCCATTGGTCCGCGGCTTTGTCCCCAGCGTTTGATGTTACCCTGGAAGCCTTTACCCTTCGAAGTACCTGTTACGTCAACAAACTCGCCTTCAGCGAAAATGTCAGCCTTAAGCTCTTGTCCAACCTCGAGTGACCCGAGGTCAACACCGCGAATTTCGCGAACGTAGCGCTTAGGTGTTGCATTTGCCTTTTTGGCGTGACCCTGTTCAGGCTTGTTGGAGCGACTTTCCTTTTTATCGGAAAAACCCAACTGCACTGCTTCATATCCGTCGATATTCAGGTCTTTCTTTTGCAGTACCACACAAGGACCAGCTTCGATAACAGAAACCGCGATTACGTTACCTTCTGGAGTAAACACTTGAGTCATACCGAGTTTTTTTCCTAAGATACCTTTCAATGTTGACACCTCTTTTCTTTTCCTGGTTACTTAATGAATTGAATTACAATTTGATTTCGATATCTACACCGGACGGTAGATCCAAGCGCATCAAGGCATCCACAGTTTGTGGTGTTGGGTTCACAATATCGATCAAACGTTTGTGAGTCCGTTGCTCAAACTGTTCACGGGAATCCTTGTACTTGTGTACCGCACGGAGAATGGTAATGATTTGCTTCTCAGTTGGCAGCGGAATCGGCCCGGATACGCTAGCACCCGAACGTTTTGCTGTTTCAACGATTTTCTCTGCGGATTGATCAAGAATTCTGTGGTCGTATGCTTTCAAGCGAATACGAATTTTTTGCTTTGCCATTTTAGTCCCTCCTTCTATCGCCCAATTTATTATCGGACATACTCCGTGAAAATTTTCCGACGTCGACTCCATGGCAAAGGGGCCGGGTGTGTCAGTAACCTCTCACATCATCGCAACGTCTCAGAACAACATTTATTATTATATCTAATAGGCGGCTATATTGCAAGAGCCTTTGCATAACAAATCACTTTTTCTAGAAAAAAAATTCAAAAAACTCTTAATTCTCTCTTCAAATTGTTAATTGTTGATTTCTGCGAGCTGAATTAGTGCCTCCATCTCCAGAATATTCACTGTTCTTTTATGCATAGCGATGATCTTCAGCGCTTCGAGCTTGTTCAGCTTACGGCTTAGGGTCTCAGCGGTTGTACCAATCATCGCGGCCACCTCTTTTTGCGCCGATGGCAAATCTACGGAATGTATCAAAGCCTGCTTAAGCATAACCGGTTCCGGTAGATTCCGCGTGTACAGGTAGACCAGAAGTCGGGCTAACCGTTTTTCCACCTCTAACATATGCAGTGCACCTGCAGTTTCTTCAGCCAGATGCAGCTGCTCACTAACAGACATCAGAAAGCTGAACGCCAGGCCCGCATTCTGCTCCAGTAGAGGAATGAAATCCTTACGGTGCATCCGACAGACCACTCCACTCTCAATAATCTCCGCTGTTACATCATTATTTTTATTATGCAGCAGGGCAAACTGTCCGAAGTAATCCCCTGGAAAAAGAAAGCGGACAATATGCTGCTTGCCTTCTTTGCTGTTCTTCGTCAATTTGATAAGACCGCTATTCACCACAAACAAGGCTTCAGACGGCTCCCCCTCTCTACAGACCTGGCTACCCTTTTTATAGGAATGTGATTCTGTAATTGATTCTATGATAACCAGTTCCTCATCAGACAAGCCCCTGAATACCGGAACCTGACGCACACAAGCATGAGAGCTGCACGTATTACATTCCATCAGCCTTCCTCCTTTACTGTCGCTTATTCCAACATATCAATGATTGAAGCACTCCCAGGTGACCGAACGCACAGATTTTCATGAAACTTGATCTATATCAAGGATTAACGTGCAGGCTGTCTATACAATAGGTTTATAGAGAGAAAAGGAGTTGATGTGCTTGCAGCAATACACTTTTGAGGATATGCGACAGATGAATAGAACAACTCTGGGTAATATGGTACCCCTTGAATTATTTCGGACCATTCGTCTAATTGGAATGAATCAGGGATTACCGTTAGGCGGAAAGGGAACTACTGTTACCATTGGCAGAAAGATCGGCGAGAGCTTGCCTGTCCATTCCGTTGAAGAGCTACTGCAGATCTTTGAGGAGCTCAAAATCGGGATTCCCCGAATTGTTCATTCCGATGAGCGCAGGATTAATATTGCTGTTGACGATTGCTTCTGTAAAGGATTACCTTCCCTTGAGGATGAAAGAATGGTCTGTGATTTAGAGGGAGCTATCATTGAAGGTGCGCTGTGCCGAATTCTCGGCCGCAAGGTTTCCGTGAAAGAGATCAAATGTAATGTCACCGGTCATGAGCATTGCGAGTATGAAGTTAAGCTTTAAACAATACTAATTTAATGAAAGCAGGGATTTATAATGGAAAAGAAAAATATATCTGAGGCAGTACAGTATCAAGAGGAGCGCTTTACCAAAAAGATCATTTTTCAAAAAGGGGATAGCGTTGTGTTCGTGCTTAATTTCATGCCTGGGCAGAAGCTGCCCGTCCACAAGCACCCCGGAGCAGATGTCTACATCCTCGCCTTACATGGTGACGGTGCCATTCATGTTAATGAGGAAGAGTTCTCCTTTGTCCAAGGGGAGACCATCTACATCGCCGGTGACGAGTCATTCGCTTATACGAATACTAGTTCATCCCCGTCCAGCCTGCATGTTGTTCTATCCAAGCTGCCAAGCCCGGAATACGCGAAGGAAATCTAATTCCTCGACCATGGTTTAAAAACAAAACAGGCCCCCTTCAATGAAGGGGGCCTGACTTATATCCTGGCCTATCCTAACGGATAGAGCCCGAATTATTTCTGGATAGAAGCTACGGAACCGGCACCAACTGTACGTCCGCCTTCGCGAATGGAGAATTTAGTACCTTCTTCAATAGCGATTGGGGAGATCAGGGAAACAGTTACAGTGATGTTGTCACCAGGCATAACCATTTCAGTACCTTCTGGCAGGTTGATGATGCCAGTTACGTCAGTTGTACGGAAGTAGAACTGTGGACGGTAACCAGTGAAGAATGGTTTGTGACGTCCGCCTTCTTCTTTAGTCAGAACGTAGATCTGAGCAGTGAACTCAGTGTGTGGCTTAACGGAGTTCGGCTTAGCCAATACTTGGCCACGCTCGATCATGTTACGGTCAACACCACGCAGCAATGCGCCGATGTTGTCGCCAGCTTGAGCGGAATCAAGCAATTTACGGAACATTTCCACGCCAGTAACTACAGACTTCTTAGTTTCTTCGTGAATACCAACGATTTCGATTTCTTCTCCGACTTTAACTGTTCCGCGTTCTACGCGACCAGTTGCCACAGTACCGCGGCCAGTGATGGAGAATACATCTTCGACAGGCATCAAGAAAGGCTTGTCAGTCTGACGTTCTGGAAGCGGGATATATGTGTCGATCGTTTCGAACATTTCAACGATCTTCTGTGCATATTCGCCATCAGGGTTCTGAAGAGCTTCACGAGCAGATCCACGGATGATTGGAGTATCATCGCCTGGGAAGTCGTATTCGCTAAGCAGATCGCGAACTTCCATTTCAACCAATTCAAGCAACTCTTCGTCCTCAACCATGTCGCATTTGTTCAGGAATACAACGATGTAAGGAACGCCTACTTGACGGGACAGCAGGATGTGTTCACGAGTCTGTGGCATAGGGCCGTCAGCTGCGGATACAACCAGGATAGCTCCGTCCATTTGCGCTGCGCCAGTGATCATGTTTTTAACATAGTCGGCGTGTCCAGGGCAGTCTACGTGAGCGTAGTGACGGTTAGGAGTTTCATATTCAACGTGAGCAGTGGAGATAGTGATACCACGTTCGCGTTCTTCAGGAGCCTTATCGATTTGGTCGAATGCTACAGCAGCGCCACCGTATTTTTTGGACAATACAGTAGTGATTGCAGCAGTCAGAGTTGTTTTACCATGATCGACGTGACCAATAGTACCAATGTTAACGTGTGGTTTGTTACGTTCAAACTTTGCCTTTGCCATTTTGAACAGTTCCTCCTTATTGTGGGGTCCATATAGTTGAGCCGTCCGTCTACATGCAATTCTAAGATGACTTATGAGATATACCCGGACGGCAAGTTAAAAACTCTAAATTATTCTCCGCCTTTGTTCTTGGCTGCGATTTCTTCTGCAATACTTCTTGGAACTTCTTCATAGTGAGAAAGCTCCATCGAGAATACGCCGCGTCCTTGAGTACCGGAACGAAGTGTTGTAGAGTAACCGAACATTTCGGAGAGAGGCACCTTAGACCGGATAATCTGAGCTCCACCACGGGAGTCCATACCTTCGATCTTACCGCGACGGGAACTAAGCATCCCCATAACATCGCCCATATACTCCTCAGGAACAGTTACTTCAACTTTCATGATTGGCTCAAGCAGGACAGGTTTACACTTGTCTTTTGCAGCCTTAAGCGCCAATGATCCGGCAACTTTAAACGCCATTTCATTGGAGTCAACATCATGATAAGAACCATCTACGATAGTGGCTTTAACATCAACAAGCGGGAAGCCTGCGATAACACCATTTTTCATAGCTTCTTCAATACCTGCAAGTGCAGGAGCGACATATTCTCTAGGTACAGAACCGCCGACTACTTTACTTTCGAATTGGTTGCCAGTACCAGCCTCGAGAGGTTCGAATTCAACCCATACGTGACCATATTGACCGCGTCCGCCGGATTGACGAACGAATTTACCTTCGACGCGAGCAGGCGCATTGAATGTTTCACGATAAGCAACCTGTGGTTTACCAACGTTAGTTTCAACGTGGAATTCACGGCGCATACGATCAATGATGATATCCAAGTGAAGTTCGCCCATACCTGCCAGGATAGTTTGGCCAGTTTCTTCATCAGTATGAGCACGAAGAGTTGGATCTTCTTCGGTCAGCTTACCGAGAGCAACGCCCAATTTATCTTGGTCGGCTTTGGTTTTTGGTTCAACAGCGATTTCGATAACCGGATCAGGGAAGTTCATGGATTCCAAGATAATTGGATTCTTCTCATCACACAGAGTATCGCCCGTGCTTGTATCTTTCAATCCTACTGCAGCAGCGATGTCACCAGAGTACACGATGGAAATCTCTTGGCGGCTGTTCGCATGCATTTGTAGAATACGGCCGATACGCTCACGTTTGTTCTTAGTAGCATTGACTACGTATGATCCGGACTCCAGAACACCAGAGTAAACACGGAAGAACGTAAGCTTGCCCACATAAGGGTCTGTCATGATTTTAAATGCCAAAGCTGAGAAAGGCTCTTCATCCGAAGAATGGCGAACCCCTTCAGTTCCATCATCATGATGACCAATAATAGCTGGAACATCAAGAGGGGATGGCAAGTAATCAACAACAGCGTCCAACATAAGTTGAACCCCTTTGTTACGGTAAGAGGACCCGACAATTACAGGGAAAATCTTAACTTCACATACGCCTTTGCGCAATGCAGCTTTGATTTCTGCAACTGTAATTTCTTCGCCTTCAAGGTACTTCATAGTAAGCTCTTCGTCAAGTTCAGCAACTTTCTCGACTAACTCAAGACGAAGCTCCTCAACCTTTGGAAGATATTCTGCAGGAATATCTGTAACTTCAATGTTTTGACCCATATCGTCCTTGAACATATGAGCTTTTTGCTCGATCAGGTCAATAATACCAATGAAGTCATTTTCTGCGCCGATCGGCAATTGAATAGCAACTGCATTCGCCATCAAACGATCACGCATAGAATCAATTACATTAAGGAAATCAGCACCGATAATATCCATTTTGTTGACATAGGCGATCCGCGGAACACTATAACGGTCAGCTTGTCTCCAAACAGTCTCGGACTGAGGTTCAACGCCCTCTTTGGCGCTAAATACGCCTACTGCTCCATCCAATACACGCAAGGAACGTTCAACTTCAACGGTGAAGTCAACGTGTCCTGGGGTATCAATGATATTAACGCGGTTACCCTTCCAAGCAGCGGTGGTAGCAGCGGAAGTAATAGTAATTCCGCGCTCCTGTTCTTGCTCCATCCAGTCCATTGTAGCAGCACCCTCGTGAACTTCACCGATTTTGTGCGTACGGCCTGAATAGAAAAGAATCCGCTCTGTGGTAGTAGTCTTACCAGCATCAATATGTGCCATGATCCCGATATTACGTGTATTTTTTAAGGAGAACTCTCTTGCCATGAAATGGATCTCCTTTCAAAATAGAAGTTATTTTAACGACTGCAATCCTACCAACGGTAGTGAGCAAACGCTTTGTTCGCTTCAGCCATTTTGTGTGTATCTTCACGTTTCTTAACAGAAGCGCCTGTGTTGTTGGAAGCATCAATAATCTCAGCCGCCAAACGCTCTTCCATAGTCTTCTCACCGCGGTTGCGTGAGTAGTTTACAAGCCAACGTAATCCCAAAGCAGTACGTCTTTCAGGTTTAACCTCGATAGGTACTTGGTAGTTAGCACCGCCGACACGACGAGCTTTAACTTCCAGTACAGGCATGATATTCTTGATGGCTGCTTCAAAAACTTCCATCGGCTCTTTACCTGTACGTTCCTGAATCAACTTGAACGAATTGTACAAAATGCTTTGAGCGACACCTCTTTTACCACCCAGCATAATACGGTTGATCAAACGAGTAACCAACTTGCTATTATACAATGGATCTGGCAATACATCTCTCTTAGTAACTGGACCTTTGCGTGGCATGGATATCCCCCTTTCTTAAATGGTTATTATTCAAATATGTTCATCTTATTTCTTTGCTTTAGGACGTTTCGCACCATACTTGGAGCGAGCCTGCATCCGGTTAGCAACACCTGCAGTATCCAGTGCACCACGAACGATGTGATAACGAACTCCTGCAAGGTCCTTAACTTTACCTCCGCGCAGCAATACTACACTGTGCTCTTGAAGGTTGTGTCCGATACCCGGAATGTAAGCAGTCACCTCAAGACGGTTCGTCAGACGAACACGGGCATACTTACGAAGTGCTGAGTTTGGTTTACGTGGAGTCATTGTGCCTACACGAGTGCACACACCGCGTTTCTGCGGAGCGCTCAAATTTGTAG
This genomic interval from Paenibacillus sp. FSL H8-0332 contains the following:
- the rplW gene encoding 50S ribosomal protein L23, whose product is MKDPRDIIKRPVITERTSEYMSELKYAFEVDIRANKTEIKKAVEAIFKVKVVSVNTMRVPGKLKRYGKYSGYTPEWKKAIVRLTPDSKPLEFFEAVE
- the rplD gene encoding 50S ribosomal protein L4 → MPKVTLFNTSGNEVGEVELSDSVFGIEPNVHVLHEAALMQRASLRRGTHKVKGRSEVRGGGRKPWKQKGTGRARQGSIRSPQWKGGGVVFGPTPRSYSWKLPKKVRRLAIKSALSSKVLENDIIVLDSLTLNAPKTKEFAAILNNLKVGGKALIVAPSYDDNVALSARNIPGVKFVAADGINVLDVLTYDKLIITKEAVLKVEEVFA
- the rplC gene encoding 50S ribosomal protein L3, with amino-acid sequence MKGILGKKLGMTQVFTPEGNVIAVSVIEAGPCVVLQKKDLNIDGYEAVQLGFSDKKESRSNKPEQGHAKKANATPKRYVREIRGVDLGSLEVGQELKADIFAEGEFVDVTGTSKGKGFQGNIKRWGQSRGPMAHGSRYHRRPGSMGSIQANRVPKGKRLPGHMGHTTITVQKLEIIRVDVERNVLLVKGAIPGPKNSFVKVKQTVKK
- the rpsJ gene encoding 30S ribosomal protein S10, translating into MAKQKIRIRLKAYDHRILDQSAEKIVETAKRSGASVSGPIPLPTEKQIITILRAVHKYKDSREQFEQRTHKRLIDIVNPTPQTVDALMRLDLPSGVDIEIKL
- a CDS encoding Crp/Fnr family transcriptional regulator: MECNTCSSHACVRQVPVFRGLSDEELVIIESITESHSYKKGSQVCREGEPSEALFVVNSGLIKLTKNSKEGKQHIVRFLFPGDYFGQFALLHNKNNDVTAEIIESGVVCRMHRKDFIPLLEQNAGLAFSFLMSVSEQLHLAEETAGALHMLEVEKRLARLLVYLYTRNLPEPVMLKQALIHSVDLPSAQKEVAAMIGTTAETLSRKLNKLEALKIIAMHKRTVNILEMEALIQLAEINN
- a CDS encoding V4R domain-containing protein; this encodes MNRTTLGNMVPLELFRTIRLIGMNQGLPLGGKGTTVTIGRKIGESLPVHSVEELLQIFEELKIGIPRIVHSDERRINIAVDDCFCKGLPSLEDERMVCDLEGAIIEGALCRILGRKVSVKEIKCNVTGHEHCEYEVKL
- a CDS encoding cupin domain-containing protein: MEKKNISEAVQYQEERFTKKIIFQKGDSVVFVLNFMPGQKLPVHKHPGADVYILALHGDGAIHVNEEEFSFVQGETIYIAGDESFAYTNTSSSPSSLHVVLSKLPSPEYAKEI
- the tuf gene encoding elongation factor Tu; its protein translation is MAKAKFERNKPHVNIGTIGHVDHGKTTLTAAITTVLSKKYGGAAVAFDQIDKAPEERERGITISTAHVEYETPNRHYAHVDCPGHADYVKNMITGAAQMDGAILVVSAADGPMPQTREHILLSRQVGVPYIVVFLNKCDMVEDEELLELVEMEVRDLLSEYDFPGDDTPIIRGSAREALQNPDGEYAQKIVEMFETIDTYIPLPERQTDKPFLMPVEDVFSITGRGTVATGRVERGTVKVGEEIEIVGIHEETKKSVVTGVEMFRKLLDSAQAGDNIGALLRGVDRNMIERGQVLAKPNSVKPHTEFTAQIYVLTKEEGGRHKPFFTGYRPQFYFRTTDVTGIINLPEGTEMVMPGDNITVTVSLISPIAIEEGTKFSIREGGRTVGAGSVASIQK
- the fusA gene encoding elongation factor G, with the translated sequence MAREFSLKNTRNIGIMAHIDAGKTTTTERILFYSGRTHKIGEVHEGAATMDWMEQEQERGITITSAATTAAWKGNRVNIIDTPGHVDFTVEVERSLRVLDGAVGVFSAKEGVEPQSETVWRQADRYSVPRIAYVNKMDIIGADFLNVIDSMRDRLMANAVAIQLPIGAENDFIGIIDLIEQKAHMFKDDMGQNIEVTDIPAEYLPKVEELRLELVEKVAELDEELTMKYLEGEEITVAEIKAALRKGVCEVKIFPVIVGSSYRNKGVQLMLDAVVDYLPSPLDVPAIIGHHDDGTEGVRHSSDEEPFSALAFKIMTDPYVGKLTFFRVYSGVLESGSYVVNATKNKRERIGRILQMHANSRQEISIVYSGDIAAAVGLKDTSTGDTLCDEKNPIILESMNFPDPVIEIAVEPKTKADQDKLGVALGKLTEEDPTLRAHTDEETGQTILAGMGELHLDIIIDRMRREFHVETNVGKPQVAYRETFNAPARVEGKFVRQSGGRGQYGHVWVEFEPLEAGTGNQFESKVVGGSVPREYVAPALAGIEEAMKNGVIAGFPLVDVKATIVDGSYHDVDSNEMAFKVAGSLALKAAKDKCKPVLLEPIMKVEVTVPEEYMGDVMGMLSSRRGKIEGMDSRGGAQIIRSKVPLSEMFGYSTTLRSGTQGRGVFSMELSHYEEVPRSIAEEIAAKNKGGE
- the rpsG gene encoding 30S ribosomal protein S7, producing the protein MPRKGPVTKRDVLPDPLYNSKLVTRLINRIMLGGKRGVAQSILYNSFKLIQERTGKEPMEVFEAAIKNIMPVLEVKARRVGGANYQVPIEVKPERRTALGLRWLVNYSRNRGEKTMEERLAAEIIDASNNTGASVKKREDTHKMAEANKAFAHYRW
- the rpsL gene encoding 30S ribosomal protein S12; this translates as MPTINQLVRKGRQAKIEKSKSPALQKGYNALKREATNLSAPQKRGVCTRVGTMTPRKPNSALRKYARVRLTNRLEVTAYIPGIGHNLQEHSVVLLRGGKVKDLAGVRYHIVRGALDTAGVANRMQARSKYGAKRPKAKK